Proteins found in one Paucidesulfovibrio longus DSM 6739 genomic segment:
- a CDS encoding energy-coupling factor ABC transporter ATP-binding protein, whose translation MTEPLYRLEGVRRIYGERVALDVPQLAIPEGGILGVAGHNGSGKSTLMRILAFLEAPDKGVLYFMGRPAGPATPNIRRQVALLTQEPYLLLRSVAANVGYGLKVRGGFRSVEIQARVNEALETVGLEPDSFARRSWRELSGGEAQRVALAARLALRPKVLLLDEPTSSLDPENAERIMTAAMLARREWGASLVIVSHDRNWLESVSDGVVLMERGRVSSVPEFCLPPENGRT comes from the coding sequence ATGACCGAACCCCTTTACCGATTGGAAGGAGTGCGCCGCATCTACGGCGAGCGCGTGGCCCTGGACGTGCCGCAGCTGGCCATTCCCGAAGGCGGCATCCTGGGGGTGGCCGGCCACAATGGTTCGGGAAAGAGCACCTTGATGCGCATCCTGGCTTTTCTGGAAGCGCCCGACAAAGGCGTGCTCTATTTCATGGGCAGGCCCGCCGGACCGGCGACTCCTAACATCCGCAGACAGGTGGCGCTGCTGACCCAGGAACCGTATCTGCTCCTGCGCTCCGTCGCGGCCAATGTGGGGTACGGTCTCAAGGTGCGGGGCGGTTTTCGTTCCGTGGAAATTCAGGCGCGGGTGAACGAGGCGCTGGAAACGGTCGGCCTCGAACCCGATTCCTTCGCGCGCAGATCGTGGCGGGAGCTTTCCGGCGGCGAAGCCCAGCGGGTGGCCCTGGCCGCGCGGCTGGCGCTGCGTCCGAAGGTGTTGCTGCTGGACGAGCCCACAAGCAGCCTTGATCCCGAAAACGCCGAGCGCATCATGACCGCCGCCATGCTGGCCCGAAGAGAATGGGGCGCAAGCCTGGTCATCGTCAGCCACGACCGGAACTGGCTGGAATCCGTAAGCGACGGCGTCGTTCTCATGGAACGCGGCCGGGTGTCGTCTGTTCCGGAATTTTGTCTGCCGCCGGAAAACGGCCGGACCTGA
- a CDS encoding ABC transporter permease encodes MDFIAQGVLEAFRLLMLGDPQTWSAVRTTIGVSTMSIMASLVLGAPLGFALGYYEFPGKRGVRLLVDTLLSLPTVVIGLLVYAFITRQGPLGDFGLLFTMRGIALGQTLLGLPVVVAMTATAVESQDRRLRQTLLTLGASPGQVLLTTLAEARFAVALAAMAAYGRIVSEVGISMMVGGNIKWHTRTITTAIALETGKGEFGMGVALGLVLMFIAFAVNLLAVMLRRSSQR; translated from the coding sequence ATGGATTTCATCGCGCAAGGAGTGCTTGAGGCATTTCGCCTGCTCATGCTGGGGGACCCGCAGACGTGGTCCGCCGTCCGCACGACCATCGGCGTTTCCACCATGTCCATCATGGCGAGCCTGGTGCTGGGGGCTCCGCTCGGCTTCGCTCTCGGCTACTATGAATTTCCCGGCAAGCGGGGCGTTCGCCTCCTCGTGGACACGCTGCTCAGCCTGCCCACCGTGGTCATCGGCCTGCTCGTCTACGCCTTCATCACCCGCCAGGGCCCTCTGGGCGACTTCGGGCTGCTCTTCACCATGCGCGGCATCGCCCTGGGCCAGACTCTGCTCGGACTGCCCGTTGTCGTGGCCATGACCGCCACCGCCGTGGAGAGCCAGGACCGCAGGCTGCGCCAGACGTTGCTGACGCTGGGGGCAAGCCCGGGCCAGGTGCTGCTGACCACGCTCGCGGAGGCCCGTTTCGCCGTGGCGCTCGCGGCCATGGCCGCGTATGGGCGCATCGTTTCGGAGGTAGGCATTTCCATGATGGTCGGCGGCAACATCAAGTGGCACACCCGGACCATCACCACGGCCATCGCCCTGGAAACGGGCAAGGGGGAATTCGGCATGGGCGTCGCTCTCGGCCTGGTGCTCATGTTCATCGCCTTCGCCGTGAACCTGCTGGCCGTCATGCTGAGGAGGTCGTCGCAGCGATGA
- a CDS encoding substrate-binding domain-containing protein: MKQVRMIVMVMALMLLTLGVARAETLMMATTTSTDNTGLLDYLAPIFQADTGIELKWTAVGTGKALKMGENCDVDVLLVHAPAAEKAFIESGFGSERRQVMYNDFVIIGPAADPAKVKGMKVAAALKTIAGSGTKFISRGDDSGTNKKEISLWKASGMELPDKEAWYVQTGQGMIATIKVAEEMGGYTMTDRGTFIKYADTNNGNPPLVVLVEGDDVLFNQYSVLLLNKEHCPNARHDLAEKFADWMTSEKGQKIIGDYLMLNQKLFTPNAK; this comes from the coding sequence ATGAAACAAGTACGTATGATTGTGATGGTTATGGCGCTGATGCTCCTGACGCTCGGCGTTGCCCGCGCGGAAACCCTGATGATGGCCACGACCACCAGCACCGACAACACCGGCCTGCTTGATTACCTCGCGCCCATTTTCCAGGCGGACACCGGCATCGAGCTGAAATGGACGGCCGTCGGCACGGGCAAGGCTCTCAAGATGGGCGAAAACTGCGACGTGGACGTTCTGCTGGTGCATGCTCCCGCCGCGGAGAAGGCCTTCATCGAAAGCGGTTTCGGTTCGGAACGCCGTCAGGTCATGTATAACGACTTTGTGATCATCGGCCCTGCGGCCGACCCCGCCAAGGTCAAGGGCATGAAGGTGGCCGCCGCGCTGAAGACCATCGCCGGTTCCGGAACGAAGTTCATCAGCCGAGGGGATGATTCCGGCACCAACAAGAAGGAGATTTCCCTTTGGAAGGCCTCCGGCATGGAGCTGCCCGACAAGGAAGCCTGGTACGTCCAGACGGGCCAGGGCATGATCGCCACCATCAAGGTCGCCGAGGAGATGGGCGGGTACACCATGACCGACCGCGGCACCTTCATCAAGTACGCCGACACCAACAACGGCAATCCGCCGCTGGTGGTCCTGGTGGAAGGCGACGACGTGCTCTTCAACCAGTACAGCGTCCTGCTGCTGAACAAGGAGCATTGCCCGAACGCCCGCCACGACCTGGCCGAGAAGTTCGCCGACTGGATGACCTCCGAAAAGGGACAGAAGATCATCGGCGATTATCTGATGCTGAACCAAAAGCTCTTCACCCCCAACGCAAAGTAA
- a CDS encoding MBL fold metallo-hydrolase, translating into MYFKQITVPGLGCFSYAIGCPGAKAMAVVDPKRDIQDYLDISREEGMKITHIIDTHVHADHVSGAHELRAATGAEIMMYESSPVDFRFSKVAEGQQLEIGNARMEFMHTPGHTPDALSVLVTDLSRSEEPWMILTGDVLFVGDIGRPDLAGSEVIEDQVRNLHNTLYNKFAKLPDYLEVFPAHGMGSLCGKGMSSKTSSTLGFERKHNPMLQFASFDEFHKAMTGDYPARPKSFTHIISTNKDGAPLLECCPLEKALPPERFAERIQEGTLVIDTRDTAAFGGFHIPGSLNIGFEKQLANWVGMVVPPDADLLLVVEDKDAYDAMTTELHRIGYDRIFGYLAGGISAWLLSGRDLEKLDQFSASELRGLAGDKNLNIVDVRTPGEVKGGIIPGAKHTPLTEVLEKGLPLPKEARTVVYCGSGYRSNIAASALKKQGYENVHSLAGGITAWTRAGFPLD; encoded by the coding sequence ATGTACTTCAAGCAAATCACGGTGCCCGGACTGGGCTGCTTTTCTTACGCCATCGGCTGCCCGGGGGCCAAAGCAATGGCCGTTGTCGATCCCAAGCGCGACATTCAGGACTACCTGGACATCTCGCGCGAGGAAGGGATGAAGATCACGCACATCATCGACACGCACGTGCACGCGGACCACGTCAGCGGAGCGCATGAGCTTCGAGCGGCCACGGGGGCCGAAATCATGATGTACGAATCATCTCCCGTGGACTTCCGCTTCAGCAAGGTCGCCGAAGGCCAGCAGCTGGAGATAGGCAACGCGCGAATGGAGTTCATGCATACTCCCGGCCACACGCCGGACGCGCTTTCCGTCCTGGTCACGGACCTCTCCCGCTCCGAAGAGCCCTGGATGATCCTCACCGGAGACGTGCTTTTCGTGGGCGACATAGGCCGTCCCGATCTCGCCGGAAGCGAGGTCATCGAGGATCAGGTCCGCAACCTGCACAACACCCTCTACAACAAGTTCGCGAAACTTCCGGACTATCTGGAGGTCTTTCCCGCCCACGGCATGGGCTCGCTCTGCGGCAAGGGCATGAGCTCCAAGACAAGCTCCACCTTGGGATTCGAGCGCAAGCACAATCCCATGCTCCAGTTCGCCTCCTTCGACGAGTTCCACAAGGCCATGACCGGGGACTACCCGGCCCGGCCCAAGAGCTTCACGCACATCATCAGCACGAACAAGGACGGCGCCCCCCTGCTCGAGTGCTGCCCCCTGGAAAAAGCCTTGCCGCCGGAACGCTTCGCCGAGCGCATCCAGGAAGGCACGCTGGTCATCGACACGCGCGACACGGCGGCCTTCGGCGGATTCCACATTCCCGGTTCGCTGAACATCGGCTTTGAAAAACAGCTCGCCAACTGGGTCGGCATGGTGGTTCCGCCGGATGCGGATCTGCTGCTCGTGGTCGAGGACAAAGACGCCTACGACGCCATGACCACGGAACTGCATCGCATCGGCTACGACCGGATTTTCGGGTACCTCGCAGGCGGCATCAGCGCCTGGCTGCTTTCGGGACGCGATCTTGAAAAGCTGGACCAGTTCTCCGCCTCGGAACTGCGCGGACTCGCCGGCGACAAGAATCTGAACATCGTGGACGTCCGCACTCCGGGAGAAGTCAAGGGCGGCATCATTCCCGGCGCGAAGCACACGCCCCTGACAGAAGTCCTGGAAAAGGGGCTGCCCCTGCCCAAGGAAGCTCGAACCGTGGTCTATTGCGGAAGCGGATACCGCTCCAACATCGCGGCCTCCGCCCTGAAAAAGCAGGGCTACGAAAACGTGCACTCCCTTGCGGGCGGGATCACGGCCTGGACACGGGCGGGCTTCCCCCTGGACTAG
- a CDS encoding Hpt domain-containing protein, which produces MSYVGDELVVSFVEDCRDHLAHIEQDLLDLEAAGKGADGSLVNSVFRAAHSIKGGAGMLGFNNIKTLAHKLENVLHMIRSDELDPSQEVVDTLLKGFDRLLTLVESVDQSDSMSIDEALQPLTLLISPDSPEAASPAGADIRLDSGSVFTVDAVSLEQARRGGNNIFLIEYDLIHDIHLRDSYPLEVFTDLEKSGRVLDCQLDFAAVGSLEGDFGNRIPFYVLFATILEADLVSTVTRVALERIRNLETALESGAVQVVDKQAEFGPYVLLGDEQTSVLRFPQSATLDNAQHLRSALLQGLAGNRRLQLDLEEVSEMDFHSLQLLCAALKHHGGDAGNVVREGGVSPELRKQARELGLLAEPGKGVEPLFSE; this is translated from the coding sequence ATGTCCTATGTCGGAGACGAACTCGTCGTCAGTTTCGTAGAGGATTGCAGAGATCATCTGGCCCACATCGAACAGGATCTGCTCGACCTGGAAGCCGCGGGCAAGGGCGCGGACGGCTCCCTGGTGAACTCGGTTTTCCGCGCGGCGCATTCCATCAAGGGCGGCGCCGGCATGCTCGGCTTCAACAACATCAAGACGCTCGCCCATAAGCTTGAGAACGTGCTGCACATGATCCGCAGCGACGAGCTCGACCCTTCCCAGGAAGTGGTGGACACCCTGCTCAAGGGATTCGACCGTCTTTTGACCCTTGTCGAAAGCGTGGACCAGAGCGATTCCATGTCCATAGACGAGGCGCTCCAGCCTTTGACCCTGCTGATCTCGCCGGACAGTCCGGAGGCCGCTTCCCCGGCAGGCGCGGACATCCGGCTGGACAGCGGCAGCGTGTTCACGGTGGACGCCGTCAGCCTGGAACAGGCGCGCCGGGGCGGCAACAACATCTTTCTGATCGAATACGATTTGATTCACGACATCCATCTGCGCGACTCCTATCCGCTTGAGGTATTCACGGATCTGGAGAAAAGCGGCCGCGTTCTCGATTGCCAGCTGGATTTCGCGGCCGTGGGCAGCCTTGAAGGCGACTTCGGCAACCGGATTCCATTTTACGTGCTCTTCGCCACCATCCTGGAGGCGGATCTGGTCAGCACCGTGACCCGCGTGGCCCTGGAGCGCATCCGCAACCTGGAGACGGCCCTGGAAAGCGGAGCCGTGCAGGTGGTGGACAAGCAGGCCGAGTTCGGCCCGTATGTGCTGCTGGGCGACGAACAGACTTCGGTTTTGCGGTTTCCGCAAAGCGCCACCCTTGATAATGCGCAGCATCTTCGGTCCGCGCTGCTGCAAGGATTGGCGGGCAACCGCCGGTTGCAGCTGGACCTGGAAGAGGTGTCCGAGATGGATTTCCACAGCCTGCAACTGCTTTGCGCGGCCCTGAAACATCATGGCGGCGATGCCGGGAATGTCGTTCGCGAGGGCGGGGTTTCTCCGGAATTGCGCAAGCAGGCCAGAGAACTCGGATTGCTCGCCGAGCCGGGCAAAGGCGTGGAGCCGCTTTTCAGCGAATAG
- a CDS encoding ATP-binding protein, with the protein MYSRSGGKDRLQVVMSADVGYIDRLCDDIAAFLADAGLADLEFDITLMLREAVCNAVLHGSDRAQDKQVRILVECGSESLMLRVRDEGPGWDWKQHDWSPPPPTEEGGRGLFIVRHYSDGVRFNDRGNEISITKRYKAREEGMDTTKQKARREVVMGQVLSAGVLDEYRADFKSYIDGGVRELVLDCSSLEAVDSMGIGLLVATHNSLTKLGGELVMINTSEPIYNLMSTMRLNRHFTVRRA; encoded by the coding sequence ATGTACTCCAGGTCAGGGGGCAAGGATCGTCTTCAGGTGGTCATGAGTGCGGATGTCGGCTACATTGACCGCCTGTGCGACGATATCGCCGCTTTTCTCGCGGACGCCGGATTGGCCGACCTGGAATTCGACATCACCCTGATGCTTCGGGAGGCGGTGTGCAATGCCGTGCTGCACGGCTCGGACCGCGCGCAGGACAAGCAGGTTCGGATCCTTGTGGAATGCGGCTCCGAGAGCCTGATGTTGCGGGTCCGGGACGAAGGACCGGGCTGGGACTGGAAACAGCATGACTGGTCTCCGCCGCCGCCCACCGAGGAGGGGGGACGGGGGCTTTTCATTGTCCGGCATTACTCCGACGGCGTGCGTTTCAATGATCGGGGTAATGAAATCAGTATAACCAAACGATATAAGGCTCGGGAGGAGGGCATGGATACAACGAAGCAGAAGGCGCGCCGCGAGGTCGTCATGGGGCAGGTCCTTTCCGCAGGGGTTCTGGACGAGTACCGTGCCGACTTTAAAAGTTACATCGACGGCGGCGTACGGGAACTCGTCTTGGATTGCTCGTCGCTGGAAGCGGTCGATTCCATGGGCATCGGCCTGCTGGTCGCCACGCACAACAGCCTGACCAAGCTCGGCGGCGAACTCGTCATGATCAACACTTCCGAACCGATCTACAACCTGATGAGCACCATGCGTCTGAACCGCCATTTCACGGTGCGACGGGCCTAG
- a CDS encoding PP2C family protein-serine/threonine phosphatase translates to MPTKQRILVVDDEPVNILVLQGLLKSAGFDVVSANSGEEARESVDRQPPDLILLDIMMPGESGLETCRILQENPATSGIPVIFLSCLDRVDNKIEGLSLGAVDYIAKPFHGPEVLARIRSHLGFSRKRERIIESQSQRLGQVKQAQRAMLVGPEELPQANFSVAYIPTQEAGGDFYDVVDLGEGRIGYLVADVSGHDLGASFLTSSLKALFRQNARPEYSAAQTLRQINEVLRGITLPEKFLTAAYAVLDRARGMLDIALAGHPAPVILPADDAPFFLQGEGDIMGVFSEIELGELELPVSAGDRLVLYTDGLVESKGVSLAQENLLKLFSSGRSLPLKEAAEGIVAEIYGFSIPEDDVLVLTVEV, encoded by the coding sequence ATGCCGACAAAGCAGCGCATTCTGGTCGTTGACGACGAGCCAGTAAATATTCTTGTTTTGCAAGGACTTTTGAAGAGCGCGGGCTTCGATGTCGTTTCCGCCAACAGCGGGGAAGAGGCTCGCGAGTCCGTGGACAGGCAACCTCCGGACCTGATTCTGCTCGATATCATGATGCCCGGGGAGTCCGGTCTGGAAACATGCAGGATATTGCAAGAAAATCCAGCCACATCGGGAATCCCCGTGATCTTTCTGTCCTGCCTCGACCGGGTCGACAATAAAATTGAAGGCTTGAGCCTTGGGGCCGTCGACTACATCGCCAAGCCGTTTCACGGACCTGAGGTCTTGGCCAGGATTCGAAGCCATCTCGGCTTTTCCCGCAAGCGGGAGCGGATCATCGAAAGCCAGTCGCAACGGCTCGGCCAGGTCAAGCAGGCCCAGCGGGCCATGCTGGTGGGCCCGGAAGAACTGCCCCAGGCCAATTTTTCCGTGGCCTACATCCCCACGCAGGAAGCCGGGGGGGATTTTTACGACGTGGTGGACCTCGGCGAGGGGCGCATCGGGTATCTTGTCGCGGATGTCAGCGGTCACGACCTGGGCGCTTCGTTTCTGACGTCTTCCCTCAAGGCCCTTTTCCGGCAGAACGCGCGCCCCGAATATTCGGCGGCCCAGACCCTGCGCCAGATCAACGAAGTGCTCCGGGGCATCACCCTTCCGGAAAAATTTCTCACCGCCGCCTATGCGGTGCTCGACCGCGCCCGCGGAATGCTGGACATCGCCCTTGCCGGGCATCCCGCTCCGGTCATCCTGCCCGCCGACGACGCCCCATTCTTTCTCCAGGGCGAGGGCGACATCATGGGCGTCTTTTCCGAGATCGAACTCGGAGAGCTGGAACTTCCCGTGTCTGCGGGCGACCGTCTCGTCCTCTACACCGACGGTCTTGTGGAATCCAAGGGAGTCAGCCTGGCGCAGGAGAATCTGCTCAAGCTCTTCTCAAGCGGCCGCAGCCTGCCCCTGAAAGAGGCGGCCGAGGGAATCGTCGCGGAAATCTACGGTTTTTCCATTCCTGAGGACGACGTCCTGGTCCTGACGGTGGAGGTCTGA
- a CDS encoding tetratricopeptide repeat protein translates to MSKPNEAAEAWDEYVRTSGMPKCAFSTRKIIKIGTGTTTQKKESKILWIGKQIGDDLFEVQRVNNHLAPSGDVSVISSAQFFKDFHPEVDIFNTKIMPVLRKIQTAVERGDSHRQRGEPYSAEFEYNIALDLDEKCVRALFGLGLVYLARNETDKARLVFTELVAINAAFAPEHKHLFNEFGIQMRKKGMFDEALAYFQRGLEFDSTDENLYFNLARASFEKGDYQACVSNLAASLDLNASAEEAREFARYLVIHVEKIMQEAQLDRSELAAPLLKAVSEIGKVVERPVQKQKQERSRSRGEKLLHYDRRTGHVDVIN, encoded by the coding sequence ATGAGCAAGCCGAACGAAGCCGCGGAAGCCTGGGACGAGTATGTGCGGACCAGCGGAATGCCGAAGTGCGCCTTTTCGACGCGAAAGATCATCAAGATAGGCACCGGGACCACCACCCAGAAGAAGGAATCCAAGATTCTCTGGATCGGCAAGCAGATTGGCGACGACCTTTTTGAAGTCCAGCGGGTCAACAATCACTTGGCCCCCTCCGGCGATGTCTCGGTTATTTCTTCTGCGCAGTTCTTCAAGGATTTCCACCCCGAGGTGGACATCTTCAACACGAAGATCATGCCGGTTCTGCGCAAGATACAAACCGCCGTGGAACGCGGCGACAGCCATCGTCAGCGCGGAGAACCCTATTCCGCCGAGTTCGAATACAACATCGCGCTGGACCTCGACGAGAAGTGCGTTCGCGCGCTTTTCGGCCTGGGGCTCGTGTATCTCGCGCGCAACGAGACGGACAAGGCGCGCCTCGTGTTTACGGAACTCGTGGCCATCAATGCCGCCTTCGCCCCGGAACACAAGCACCTCTTCAACGAATTCGGAATCCAGATGCGCAAGAAGGGCATGTTCGACGAAGCATTGGCCTACTTCCAACGCGGGCTGGAATTCGATTCCACGGATGAGAACCTTTATTTCAACCTCGCACGGGCAAGCTTCGAAAAGGGCGACTACCAGGCCTGCGTGTCCAACCTCGCCGCCAGCCTGGACCTGAACGCGTCTGCGGAAGAAGCACGCGAATTTGCCCGCTACCTCGTCATCCATGTGGAAAAGATCATGCAGGAAGCCCAGTTGGACCGCTCGGAACTGGCTGCCCCCCTGCTCAAGGCCGTCTCCGAAATCGGCAAGGTCGTGGAGCGCCCCGTGCAAAAGCAAAAGCAGGAGCGGAGCCGTTCCCGCGGGGAAAAGCTGCTCCACTACGACCGCCGTACCGGCCACGTGGACGTCATCAACTGA
- a CDS encoding ATP-binding protein, which translates to MLMLWAGMCIALVLPCLLPPDAAAKPQRTYLFRGDEDYPPYEYMQNGVPTGFNVELLQTVARIMNLDIRIELGPWSEVRSQLEAGKIDGMTGMYYSPERDQNIDFSPPFIRTYHSIFTRSESGLSDLDSLVGKDILVQRGDIMHDFALKRFPNSNVVAVETQAEAMRLLTMGYFDAALLATIQGLYNVEKLGLENIITVGSPIEPRDYCFAVPEGRDELLSSLSEGLAIARQTGAYRKLYDKWFGRFNPPSFIEKWGDEILVALAVCLGFLAWALAWSWFLRRTVDERTSELRHELAERETVENALEKSEQRYRRLVENAGDAFFLLDGSGIIRDVNQTACDSLGYDRSELIGHTASQIAPDYQAARNDRLFEQLRVKPATFRTRLLCKDKRTLPVEVRLAAFSEGNQRYFFGIVRDITSRLQMESDLVRAKEEAENADQAKSRFLANMSHEIRTPLNGMLGMLQLMEDTSLTKEQRLYAHEAIQSCNRLTQLLGDILDISRIESKKMQIRNEPFSLAEEFKTLSTLFEPSARQKGLRLIFHIDPEIPPALMGDPSRLQQIFSNLIGNALKYTDAGTVSVQATLAGSEQGKACDILFTVEDTGTGIGQDALQHLFEPFMQEDNSYTRRYQGAGLGLSIVKRLVDLMQGSVDVESTPGKGSKFSVRLPLAVSETGIKPTAPDKTDSAGLDMEGLRVLVAEDDRVNLLSITRFLEKHGMIVTSAGNGEEALELLRNNRFDIVFMDIQMPVLDGLEATIRIRTLPEFKEVADIPIIALTAYALRGDREEFLAQGMSGYLSKPVELDALAKLLSGIFAETALAKRKQDGQPRKDDSPASPA; encoded by the coding sequence ATGCTCATGCTGTGGGCCGGGATGTGCATTGCTCTTGTCCTGCCCTGCCTCCTTCCTCCGGACGCCGCCGCGAAACCGCAACGGACCTACCTTTTCCGGGGCGACGAAGATTACCCTCCCTATGAATACATGCAGAACGGAGTTCCCACGGGATTCAACGTGGAACTGCTGCAGACGGTCGCCAGGATCATGAACCTGGACATCCGCATCGAGCTCGGCCCCTGGAGCGAGGTCCGCAGCCAGCTTGAAGCTGGGAAAATCGACGGCATGACCGGAATGTACTATTCGCCGGAGCGCGACCAAAACATTGATTTTTCTCCGCCGTTCATCCGCACCTACCACTCCATCTTCACCCGCTCGGAATCGGGATTAAGCGACCTGGACAGCCTCGTCGGCAAAGACATCCTGGTGCAGCGCGGCGACATCATGCACGATTTCGCCCTGAAGCGGTTCCCGAACTCCAACGTCGTGGCCGTGGAAACCCAGGCCGAAGCCATGCGGCTGCTGACCATGGGCTACTTCGACGCCGCGCTGCTGGCGACGATCCAGGGCCTCTACAATGTGGAGAAGCTCGGACTGGAAAACATCATCACGGTGGGAAGTCCGATCGAGCCGCGCGACTACTGTTTCGCAGTGCCCGAGGGGAGAGACGAGCTGCTTTCCAGCCTGAGCGAGGGGCTGGCCATCGCCCGGCAGACCGGAGCCTACAGAAAGCTCTACGACAAATGGTTCGGACGCTTCAATCCTCCGTCCTTCATCGAGAAATGGGGCGATGAAATCCTCGTCGCCCTGGCCGTCTGCCTTGGTTTCCTCGCCTGGGCCCTGGCCTGGAGCTGGTTCCTGCGCCGCACCGTGGACGAGCGGACCTCCGAATTGAGGCATGAGCTCGCAGAGCGGGAGACGGTCGAAAACGCATTGGAGAAAAGCGAACAGCGCTACAGAAGACTCGTGGAAAACGCGGGCGACGCCTTCTTCCTGCTGGACGGGAGCGGCATCATTCGCGACGTGAACCAGACGGCGTGCGACAGCCTGGGCTACGACCGCTCCGAACTCATCGGGCATACGGCCTCGCAAATCGCGCCGGATTACCAGGCTGCCCGGAACGATCGCCTCTTCGAGCAACTTCGCGTCAAGCCGGCCACCTTCCGGACGCGGCTCCTTTGCAAGGACAAACGCACCCTGCCCGTCGAAGTCCGGCTCGCGGCCTTTTCCGAGGGGAATCAGCGCTACTTTTTCGGAATCGTCCGGGACATCACGTCCAGACTTCAGATGGAATCGGACCTGGTCCGGGCCAAGGAGGAAGCCGAAAACGCGGACCAGGCCAAGAGCCGCTTTCTCGCCAACATGAGCCACGAAATCCGTACGCCCCTGAACGGGATGCTCGGCATGCTCCAGCTCATGGAGGACACCTCCCTGACCAAGGAACAGCGGCTCTACGCGCACGAGGCCATCCAATCCTGCAATCGGCTGACGCAACTGCTCGGCGACATTCTCGACATCTCGCGCATCGAGTCCAAAAAGATGCAGATCCGCAACGAGCCCTTCAGCCTCGCCGAGGAATTCAAAACCCTCTCCACGCTGTTCGAGCCATCGGCCCGGCAAAAGGGACTCCGGCTGATTTTCCACATTGATCCGGAAATTCCCCCCGCGCTCATGGGCGACCCGTCGAGATTGCAGCAGATATTCAGCAATCTGATCGGGAACGCCCTGAAATACACCGACGCCGGCACCGTCTCCGTGCAGGCGACGCTGGCGGGAAGCGAACAAGGGAAGGCCTGCGACATCCTCTTCACCGTGGAGGACACCGGAACGGGCATCGGGCAGGATGCCCTGCAACACCTTTTCGAACCGTTCATGCAGGAGGACAACAGCTATACCCGGCGCTACCAGGGAGCGGGACTCGGTCTTTCCATCGTCAAGCGGCTTGTGGACCTCATGCAGGGAAGCGTGGACGTGGAAAGCACGCCGGGAAAGGGATCGAAATTTTCCGTCCGACTGCCCTTGGCCGTCAGCGAAACGGGCATAAAACCAACCGCCCCGGACAAAACGGATTCGGCAGGCCTGGACATGGAGGGGCTGCGAGTTCTCGTGGCCGAAGACGACCGCGTCAACCTGCTTTCCATCACCCGCTTTCTGGAAAAACACGGCATGATCGTCACAAGCGCAGGTAACGGCGAAGAGGCCCTGGAACTCCTGCGCAACAATCGTTTCGACATCGTCTTCATGGACATTCAGATGCCGGTTCTGGACGGTCTCGAAGCCACCATAAGAATCCGCACGCTCCCGGAGTTCAAGGAGGTGGCCGACATTCCCATCATCGCCCTGACAGCCTACGCCCTGCGGGGGGACAGGGAAGAATTCCTGGCGCAGGGCATGAGCGGATATCTTTCCAAGCCGGTGGAATTGGACGCCCTCGCCAAGCTGCTTTCCGGCATTTTTGCGGAAACCGCCCTTGCCAAACGGAAACAGGACGGTCAACCGCGCAAGGATGATTCTCCCGCATCCCCGGCATGA